In Heliomicrobium gestii, the sequence TGATGTTGCCGTACTTGGCCAGCCCCGGCATCTTCATCGGCGTTGTCGCATGATCACCTGCCCGGTATTCCACCACAGCGATGGATGCGTCGTACCCGGATACCTCGCTGAACCCAAGCTCTATCTTCGGATCAGTCTCAATGGTGACTTTGAACCGAAAATTTCGGTATGGGTATTTATCATCAGCCATATCGCTACCCCTTTCATCGCCTTATTTCACCGCTCACTGTTCTCTCGTCTTCTGCGTAATCCGGAAGATGACGAATTCTGCCGGTTTCACCGGCGCAACGCCGATGATACAAATCAGCCGGCCATTATCGATATCGTCCTGCAACATGGTATCGCGCCCGATGCGGATGTAAAAGGCCTCGGCCGGTGTGCTCCCCTCCAGTGCGCCATTTCGCCAGACACCGGTCAAGAAGCCGTCGATGGTCCGGTGCACCCGCGCCCAAAGCCGTTCATCGTTCGGCTCAAAGACGACCCAGTTGGTTCCCCGCTTGATCGACTCCTCTAAGAAGATGAAAAGCCGGCGAACGTTGACATACTTCCACAGGCTATTGGAAGAAGCTGTGCGCGCGCCCCAGACCCGGATGCCTTGACCGGTGAAGTAGCGGATCAGGTTGACGCCTTTCGGGTTGAGGATGTCCTGCTCGCCTTTGTTGTACTGAACCGACAGCCCCACCGTCCGCCGGACCACTTCGTTGGCCGGCGCCTTGTGCACGCCCTGGCTGTTGTCGGAACGGGCGTAGATGCCCGCCATGGAACCGGAGGGAGGAAGAAAGACATTGCGCCTCTCCAGGGGGTCGAAGACCTGCAGCCAGGGATGGTACAGGGCCGCATAGCTGGTGTCAAAGATATTGCGATGGCTTTCCACATCCTGCACCTTTGTCTTTTCCACCGGAATATCCAAAATCGCAAAGCGGCTCTTCAGGTTTTCGCAATGGGCGACCAACGACAGCTGCACGTTGGGGTCGGTGATGCCCGGCGCGGCGATGATGCTGACTTCGTCATTGTCGACAAAAGCGGCGATGCCTGTCCGCTTGCCGGGGCCATGATCAGCGCCGATGAATTCTGTCGTCAGTTGGTCCACTGTCCCGTCGCTGCCTCCGGAGAGTTCGATCTCGTACATCCCCTCATCGTCATCCAGCCCGCTGATGGCCTGAAAAGGGGTGGACGACGTCATCGCACCACCAGCGCTGACATCTTGCACGGCGATGATGTTGGAACGGGTCAACACCTTGTCCACATGATTGGAAGCCGCCCCGTTGAGGGAGAGATTGCTGAATGTCTCCGCTTCATCACCAAAATAAATTTCCAAGGTGAACTCAGCTGTCTTCAGGACCTTCTGGGGCAACAGATTCGTGTCAATCACCGCTTTGCCGCCATCAAAGGGCTCGGCCATTTCGATGATGTCGTCCTGAGATGTGACCACTTGGTTGTACTGCAATCCATTGTCGCCGACAAAGATGACTCGATCACCTGGATTAAAACCGGCGCAGCTTTTCACTTGATACTTCTTGGATGTGTCTGGATCGCCGATAATCGCTTTGA encodes:
- a CDS encoding phage tail sheath subtilisin-like domain-containing protein; its protein translation is MPEYLSPGVYVEEFDSGSPALADVSTSTAGFLGVAQKGPTAGLPQLVTSFADFQRQYGSYLSENACGPYRFLAYAVDHFFQNGGSRAYIMRVAPGDAKMATNATPDKSVLHIQAANPGAWGNQIRVRVTPASKAKTQIKAIIGDPDTSKKYQVKSCAGFNPGDRVIFVGDNGLQYNQVVTSQDDIIEMAEPFDGGKAVIDTNLLPQKVLKTAEFTLEIYFGDEAETFSNLSLNGAASNHVDKVLTRSNIIAVQDVSAGGAMTSSTPFQAISGLDDDEGMYEIELSGGSDGTVDQLTTEFIGADHGPGKRTGIAAFVDNDEVSIIAAPGITDPNVQLSLVAHCENLKSRFAILDIPVEKTKVQDVESHRNIFDTSYAALYHPWLQVFDPLERRNVFLPPSGSMAGIYARSDNSQGVHKAPANEVVRRTVGLSVQYNKGEQDILNPKGVNLIRYFTGQGIRVWGARTASSNSLWKYVNVRRLFIFLEESIKRGTNWVVFEPNDERLWARVHRTIDGFLTGVWRNGALEGSTPAEAFYIRIGRDTMLQDDIDNGRLICIIGVAPVKPAEFVIFRITQKTREQ